From a region of the Paenibacillus lutimineralis genome:
- a CDS encoding MFS transporter: MSVTNMAAKPKTRKLLFSAGFSWMFDAMDVGIISFIAAALAVDWGLTPQQTGLFTSINSIGMVFGAALAGLMADKFGRKAVLLWTLVIFAVASGLSAAATGFAMLCVLRFIAGFGLGGELPVASTLVSESVPAKDRGRAVVLLESFWAIGWILSALIAYYVIPDYGWRTAFVISGVPVLYALYLRRSIEDPPRFVAQSNTMRQRFSVREKLQSVWSAPHRRSTIMLWILWFTVVFSYYGMFLWLPSVMVLKGFSLVKSFEYVLIMTLAQLPGYFTAAYFIEKFGRKFVLVLYLVLTAASAAWFGSATTEGMLIASGICLSFFNLGAWGGMYAYTPELYPTKVRSTGVGFAASFGRVGGVIAPFLVGWLVAREVPISSIFWLFFVTVLIGAIAVLWLGTETKGKELLD; the protein is encoded by the coding sequence ATGAGTGTAACGAATATGGCGGCGAAGCCGAAGACGAGGAAGCTGTTATTTAGCGCCGGCTTCAGTTGGATGTTCGACGCGATGGATGTCGGGATTATATCATTTATCGCCGCTGCTTTGGCGGTGGACTGGGGACTGACCCCGCAGCAAACAGGCTTGTTTACAAGTATTAACTCGATCGGAATGGTGTTCGGTGCCGCTCTGGCTGGCCTGATGGCCGACAAATTCGGCCGTAAAGCAGTTCTGCTCTGGACGCTGGTCATCTTTGCTGTGGCGAGCGGTTTGTCCGCCGCTGCCACTGGATTTGCCATGCTGTGCGTGCTTCGCTTTATCGCAGGCTTTGGACTTGGCGGTGAGTTGCCTGTAGCATCAACTTTGGTATCGGAATCTGTTCCAGCCAAGGATCGGGGGCGGGCAGTAGTTCTGCTTGAGAGCTTCTGGGCCATCGGCTGGATTCTGTCAGCGCTGATCGCTTATTATGTTATCCCGGATTACGGATGGCGGACGGCTTTTGTCATTAGTGGTGTACCGGTCTTGTACGCCCTATATTTACGTCGGTCCATTGAGGACCCGCCGCGGTTTGTCGCGCAATCTAATACAATGAGACAGAGATTTTCAGTAAGAGAGAAGCTGCAATCTGTATGGTCAGCTCCTCATCGACGCTCGACGATCATGCTCTGGATCCTATGGTTTACTGTAGTCTTCTCATATTATGGGATGTTCCTGTGGCTGCCTTCGGTCATGGTTCTGAAGGGCTTCAGTCTCGTCAAGAGCTTTGAATATGTGTTAATTATGACACTGGCTCAATTGCCGGGTTATTTCACAGCTGCTTACTTCATAGAGAAGTTCGGTAGGAAGTTTGTATTAGTCTTGTATCTGGTACTTACTGCTGCAAGCGCAGCCTGGTTCGGTAGCGCTACGACGGAAGGGATGCTGATTGCCTCGGGAATTTGCTTATCCTTCTTTAACTTGGGGGCGTGGGGAGGTATGTATGCCTATACGCCGGAGCTGTATCCGACGAAGGTTCGGTCGACAGGTGTTGGCTTCGCTGCTTCCTTCGGCCGAGTTGGCGGGGTGATCGCTCCGTTCCTGGTTGGCTGGCTCGTAGCCCGAGAAGTACCGATCAGCTCGATCTTCTGGCTGTTCTTTGTCACCGTTCTGATCGGCGCGATTGCCGTTCTATGGCTTGGTACCGAGACGAAAGGAAAGGAACTTTTGGACTAG
- a CDS encoding TVP38/TMEM64 family protein encodes MSEWIEQWTSWLIDATQLGGFSILIITIPLALLQGTIGIFPFATIVMLHISVLGIADGLIASWIAGTAAGMIVYLLCGYLFADWFNRKWLHKLQKYEKWQRGLERYGVWAVIFLRTLPIMPNNLISFMSAISNMKLSSYTWSNMVGNLSGIWLYGILSASVVFPDTDLRKLIFSYIIFLVALTVIFWFRNRNMIKHDRSMTA; translated from the coding sequence TTGAGTGAATGGATAGAACAATGGACGAGTTGGCTGATTGATGCCACACAGCTGGGCGGTTTTTCTATACTGATCATTACGATTCCGCTGGCGCTTCTACAAGGAACGATTGGCATATTCCCGTTTGCGACTATTGTCATGCTGCATATCTCCGTATTGGGGATCGCAGATGGACTTATCGCCAGCTGGATCGCCGGAACGGCAGCTGGGATGATCGTATATTTACTATGCGGCTATTTATTCGCTGACTGGTTCAACCGCAAATGGCTGCATAAGCTACAAAAATATGAGAAATGGCAAAGAGGCCTGGAACGGTATGGTGTATGGGCAGTAATATTTCTGCGTACCCTGCCGATTATGCCTAACAATTTGATCTCGTTCATGTCGGCTATATCTAATATGAAGCTATCATCGTATACATGGTCAAATATGGTCGGTAATCTGTCCGGGATATGGCTGTATGGAATATTAAGCGCATCGGTCGTATTTCCGGACACAGATCTTCGTAAGTTAATATTCAGTTATATTATTTTTCTGGTTGCCCTTACCGTCATCTTCTGGTTCAGAAACCGGAATATGATCAAGCACGACCGCAGCATGACGGCATAA
- a CDS encoding GNAT family N-acetyltransferase, whose translation MHEQYVIEDAVLEDLDRIVEIYNETIAGRMVTADLEPITVASRLSWFEEHGPDFRPLWVLKDGRRIVAWLSLQSFYGRPAYLATAEISIYISAECRGKGLGSLLLKRAIDFCPQIAVNTLLGFVFAHNTPSLSLLGKFGFEQWACLPRVANLDGIERDLVILGRRIEH comes from the coding sequence ATGCATGAACAATATGTAATTGAAGATGCAGTCCTTGAAGATCTGGACCGTATTGTAGAAATATATAATGAGACGATTGCTGGACGGATGGTCACGGCTGATTTGGAGCCGATCACTGTAGCTAGCCGTCTATCATGGTTTGAAGAGCATGGCCCAGACTTTAGACCGCTATGGGTGCTCAAGGATGGGAGAAGAATCGTCGCATGGCTTAGCCTCCAATCTTTCTATGGTCGACCAGCTTATCTGGCGACAGCGGAGATCAGTATCTATATTTCAGCAGAATGTCGTGGTAAGGGCCTAGGCAGTTTGCTGCTTAAGCGGGCGATCGATTTCTGTCCGCAAATTGCGGTTAATACGCTGCTTGGTTTTGTATTTGCTCATAACACGCCGAGTCTCTCCCTGTTAGGGAAGTTTGGGTTCGAGCAGTGGGCTTGCCTGCCGCGTGTTGCTAATCTGGATGGGATTGAGCGCGATCTTGTTATTTTAGGAAGAAGAATTGAACACTAG
- a CDS encoding DinB family protein: MSSNEVIFDQIEFIRSQTLKMVQGLTEEEVRTIPEGFRNHILWNLGHIAFVQDRFAFLLAGLPSGLPEQYPKWFANGTSPLEWTGQGPDFAEVCRIAGEQPLEIRRLLTGRLNEPTIQPFTTSSGFTMDRIGSLLSFSLYHEGMHFGIIKQFKKTVQG, encoded by the coding sequence ATGAGTTCGAATGAAGTCATTTTTGATCAGATTGAATTTATAAGAAGCCAAACTCTAAAAATGGTACAGGGGTTAACAGAGGAAGAAGTGCGGACGATCCCTGAAGGGTTCCGCAATCATATTCTGTGGAATCTGGGGCATATTGCCTTCGTACAGGACCGCTTTGCCTTTCTCCTGGCAGGACTTCCCTCGGGACTTCCGGAACAATATCCGAAATGGTTCGCTAACGGTACATCGCCGCTGGAATGGACGGGTCAAGGACCTGATTTCGCGGAGGTGTGTCGAATCGCAGGCGAGCAGCCGTTAGAGATCAGAAGATTATTGACTGGGCGCTTAAATGAACCTACGATACAGCCTTTCACGACTAGCTCAGGCTTCACGATGGATCGCATCGGATCCTTGCTAAGCTTCAGTCTGTACCATGAAGGGATGCACTTCGGCATCATTAAACAGTTCAAGAAGACGGTACAAGGTTGA